One region of Maridesulfovibrio ferrireducens genomic DNA includes:
- the murA gene encoding UDP-N-acetylglucosamine 1-carboxyvinyltransferase: protein MDKLVIEGGVALKGPIRVSGAKNAALPILLACLLPEGQVNLTNVPRLRDIHTTLKLLDILGCETSFDGNNVTSIVKDLKVEAPYDLVKTMRASVLCLGPLLALKCEAKVALPGGCAIGARPVDLHLSAFEKMGAEFDLESGYIHGRCNKLKGAHINFDFPTVGGTENVLMAAALADGDSIIENAAREPEVEDLANFLIACGAKITGHGTSVIQVEGVSSLKGCDYKVMPDRIEAGTYMVAAAMTDGELLIQDCPYEELDAVVYKLREMGVWVEEKKDGVLVRRNGELVGVDITTQPFPGFPTDMQAQLMTLMCLAKGAGTIEEKIFENRFMHVQELLRMGANIKLKGRTAMVRGVSGLTGAPVMASDLRASASLVVAALAASGRTDVQRIYHLDRGYERLEEKLCGVGAKVWREKE, encoded by the coding sequence ATGGATAAATTAGTAATTGAAGGTGGAGTCGCTTTAAAGGGGCCTATCCGTGTAAGTGGAGCTAAAAATGCTGCTTTGCCTATTTTGCTCGCGTGCCTTCTGCCCGAAGGACAAGTTAATCTGACCAATGTCCCGCGCCTTAGAGATATTCATACTACCCTTAAACTTCTGGATATTCTGGGCTGTGAGACTTCCTTTGATGGAAATAACGTCACCAGCATTGTTAAAGACTTGAAAGTTGAGGCCCCCTATGACCTAGTTAAGACCATGAGAGCCTCTGTATTATGCCTTGGGCCGCTCTTAGCTTTGAAGTGTGAAGCGAAGGTGGCCTTACCCGGTGGGTGCGCTATCGGGGCACGTCCGGTTGATTTACATCTATCCGCATTTGAAAAGATGGGTGCGGAGTTTGATTTGGAATCGGGCTATATTCATGGGCGTTGTAATAAACTTAAAGGCGCTCATATTAATTTTGACTTTCCAACCGTTGGCGGCACGGAAAATGTGCTCATGGCGGCGGCGCTTGCAGATGGTGATTCAATAATTGAAAATGCAGCACGTGAACCGGAAGTTGAAGATCTTGCAAATTTCCTTATTGCCTGCGGAGCAAAAATCACCGGACATGGAACCAGTGTTATTCAGGTTGAAGGTGTTTCTTCGCTCAAAGGCTGTGATTACAAAGTCATGCCTGACCGCATCGAGGCCGGAACTTATATGGTTGCCGCCGCAATGACTGACGGGGAACTGCTTATTCAGGATTGCCCGTATGAGGAACTTGATGCTGTTGTTTATAAACTGCGCGAAATGGGCGTGTGGGTTGAAGAGAAAAAAGATGGCGTGCTTGTTCGCAGGAATGGAGAGTTGGTTGGCGTTGATATCACCACGCAGCCTTTTCCCGGTTTCCCTACAGATATGCAGGCCCAGCTTATGACTCTTATGTGTCTTGCCAAGGGAGCGGGAACAATCGAAGAAAAAATCTTTGAAAATAGATTTATGCACGTTCAGGAATTGCTCAGAATGGGTGCTAATATTAAACTTAAAGGCCGCACTGCAATGGTTCGAGGCGTTTCCGGCCTGACCGGAGCACCTGTGATGGCTTCTGATTTGCGCGCCAGTGCCTCGCTTGTTGTTGCGGCGCTTGCGGCTTCCGGCAGAACTGATGTTCAGCGTATTTACCATTTGGACAGAGGATACGAAAGACTCGAGGAAAAACTTTGCGGAGTCGGGGCGAAAGTCTGGCGCGAAAAAGAGTAG
- a CDS encoding PaaI family thioesterase, which produces MEGFDIKKVIEEGIPFDLFLGLKVEHLEHGYAKLRLPYRPEFIGDPRRPALHGGVISMLIDTCGGTAVWASGDVRDRVSTIDMRVDYLRPAGPEDLIAEARVRLLGNRVGNSQITVYSASDPDLIVAEGRAVYNVRKHSDDV; this is translated from the coding sequence ATGGAAGGTTTTGACATCAAAAAAGTGATTGAAGAAGGTATCCCGTTTGACCTTTTCTTAGGTCTCAAGGTTGAACACCTAGAGCATGGCTATGCAAAACTGCGTTTGCCTTACCGTCCTGAGTTCATAGGCGACCCGAGACGTCCGGCATTGCATGGCGGTGTTATCTCCATGCTGATTGATACCTGCGGCGGAACAGCTGTATGGGCATCGGGAGATGTGCGGGATCGTGTTTCCACAATTGATATGCGCGTGGACTATCTGCGTCCCGCTGGACCGGAAGACCTAATCGCCGAGGCCCGTGTAAGGTTGCTGGGCAACAGGGTGGGGAATAGCCAGATTACCGTTTATTCTGCATCTGACCCTGATCTGATTGTTGCGGAAGGGCGCGCTGTTTATAATGTGCGGAAACATTCTGATGATGTGTAA
- a CDS encoding DNA internalization-related competence protein ComEC/Rec2: protein MNRSDSKSCLVSRPGIPGLLFWQKLVPAFVFGILSIKWLLPCFVAFFVYVVILFSFRLQKGTIVLLVLMFALGSFYASAVLPVPPGGMPDWMASKEKVHVNAEIAAIKGVPGNRLKIILKNVLCTTSHKISGENNSETVNETTKLAGYLLWTWEKPDVFPVTGQQVNLLIKVKPIHGFKNAGVWDYDFYNRTKNIFYRFYTRGPLKNGELKPVDPGFWERLRADLRNRIVRNTPSTQGGAIFPALLTGDRFFLSRDTVELIRRAGVSHLLALSGLHVGFVASIGFAFAWLIGLFFPQIYLKIPRIKLAVILATPLVLFYLWLGQFSPSLLRAVCMFGFWGLLLLMNRGRVLLDGLFLAVVLILTFSPLSAFDLGFQLSVLAVGGIAVFYPYFQSILPAGITILGKVTHFILAVLAVSLCANITILPITIWNFGVLIPNLVFNVLWIPLLGFFLMPVCGVGSLVMSFVNTAVSQKLFSLGAACFDEMFSLVRTAVSAGWLPEYAFYRPLWQDFIIYYVLLLLCLSLHKSRKVKLTAVCMIVLLVGSRIGVMYNSGELPGIGSEFVKVDLLDTGQSQGLVITGPRGTRTVVDGGGSFGDSFDIGRAIVGPWLASGHLPKVDNIILTHADRDHCGGLAYLLEKFDVGHYYSDGNMPGGVIGERFKKAFSENELVPEKVKRGDIIELEPGLILQVLHPASDFKGTKNNRSLFLRLVWNGKGLICISGDVEKSGIKTLLRNNDDLSADVLVLPHHGSAGAYSPELYGRVSPKIAVAACGFLNRYNFVVEKVECELRTRKIKIYKTSEKGMISAKWNKLREIIIRP from the coding sequence ATGAATAGAAGTGATAGTAAATCTTGTTTAGTAAGCAGGCCCGGAATTCCGGGCCTGCTTTTTTGGCAGAAGCTGGTGCCTGCTTTTGTTTTTGGAATTTTATCTATCAAGTGGCTGTTGCCGTGTTTTGTTGCTTTTTTTGTTTATGTCGTGATTCTCTTTTCGTTCAGGCTTCAAAAGGGAACGATTGTCCTTTTGGTGCTGATGTTTGCGCTGGGCAGTTTTTATGCTTCGGCAGTGCTACCGGTTCCACCGGGCGGAATGCCGGATTGGATGGCAAGTAAAGAAAAAGTTCACGTTAATGCGGAAATAGCAGCCATAAAGGGAGTTCCCGGCAATCGGCTGAAAATTATTCTCAAAAATGTTCTCTGTACAACCTCGCATAAAATTTCCGGCGAAAATAATTCTGAAACGGTTAACGAGACAACGAAGCTTGCCGGATATTTGCTCTGGACATGGGAGAAGCCGGATGTTTTCCCCGTCACGGGACAGCAAGTAAATCTGTTGATAAAAGTGAAACCTATTCATGGTTTCAAAAATGCTGGAGTCTGGGATTATGACTTCTACAACAGAACTAAAAACATTTTTTATCGTTTCTATACTCGCGGCCCGCTCAAAAATGGCGAGCTGAAACCTGTTGATCCCGGTTTTTGGGAGCGGCTGCGTGCAGATTTGCGCAATCGGATTGTTCGCAATACTCCGTCAACTCAAGGTGGCGCAATTTTTCCTGCGCTTCTAACCGGAGACAGATTCTTTTTATCTAGAGACACAGTTGAACTTATCCGCAGGGCGGGAGTTTCACATTTGCTGGCTCTGTCCGGTTTGCATGTCGGGTTTGTCGCATCAATCGGTTTTGCTTTCGCATGGTTGATAGGTTTATTCTTTCCTCAAATTTATTTGAAAATTCCGCGAATAAAACTGGCGGTTATTCTGGCAACGCCGCTTGTGCTCTTTTATTTATGGCTGGGGCAATTTTCCCCGTCTCTTTTGCGAGCGGTGTGCATGTTCGGATTCTGGGGCTTACTGTTGCTCATGAATCGGGGCAGGGTGCTGCTTGATGGCCTTTTTCTGGCGGTAGTGTTGATACTGACCTTTTCTCCGCTCAGTGCCTTTGATCTTGGATTTCAGCTTTCAGTGCTGGCTGTTGGTGGGATCGCTGTTTTTTATCCATATTTTCAATCTATACTTCCTGCCGGAATAACTATTCTTGGTAAAGTTACCCATTTTATTCTGGCCGTTCTGGCGGTTAGCCTTTGCGCGAATATTACTATTCTTCCGATTACAATCTGGAATTTCGGAGTGCTGATTCCGAATTTAGTTTTTAATGTTTTGTGGATTCCGCTTTTAGGCTTTTTCCTTATGCCAGTTTGCGGAGTGGGCTCCCTTGTTATGTCGTTTGTGAATACGGCCGTTTCTCAGAAGCTTTTTTCATTAGGTGCGGCGTGTTTTGACGAAATGTTTTCTCTTGTGCGGACAGCTGTTTCTGCCGGATGGCTTCCCGAATACGCTTTCTATCGGCCCTTATGGCAAGACTTTATAATATATTATGTTCTGCTGTTACTTTGCCTTTCGCTCCACAAAAGCAGAAAAGTAAAATTGACGGCAGTTTGCATGATAGTTCTGCTGGTTGGTTCGCGTATAGGCGTAATGTATAATTCAGGTGAATTACCGGGAATAGGTTCTGAATTTGTAAAGGTCGATTTGCTTGATACCGGACAGTCGCAAGGTCTTGTAATTACCGGGCCAAGAGGAACAAGGACCGTTGTTGACGGCGGTGGATCATTTGGAGATTCTTTTGATATCGGTAGAGCAATTGTCGGCCCTTGGCTGGCGAGCGGTCATTTGCCGAAAGTTGATAATATTATTCTTACCCATGCTGACAGGGATCATTGCGGCGGCCTTGCTTACCTGCTGGAAAAATTTGATGTCGGTCATTATTATTCCGATGGAAATATGCCCGGGGGAGTCATTGGTGAAAGGTTTAAAAAAGCTTTTTCTGAAAATGAACTGGTACCTGAAAAAGTTAAGCGCGGTGACATCATTGAATTGGAACCGGGGTTAATTTTGCAGGTTCTTCATCCTGCTTCGGATTTTAAAGGAACGAAAAATAATCGTTCACTTTTTTTACGACTGGTTTGGAATGGCAAGGGGCTTATTTGCATCTCGGGTGATGTAGAGAAATCAGGAATCAAGACACTGCTTCGCAATAATGATGATCTTTCAGCCGATGTATTAGTTTTACCGCATCACGGCAGCGCAGGGGCTTATTCCCCTGAATTGTATGGCAGAGTAAGTCCCAAAATTGCTGTTGCAGCGTGTGGCTTTTTGAATCGATATAATTTTGTTGTAGAAAAAGTTGAGTGCGAATTGCGGACTAGAAAGATCAAAATTTACAAGACTTCTGAAAAGGGTATGATTTCAGCAAAATGGAATAAGTTAAGGGAAATTATTATTCGACCTTGA
- a CDS encoding aminopeptidase: MNKMLEHKTKSCWELFQDEEHQLAMDDLSARYIDFLSRCKTERETIKYVEEVLLEAGFDDYIGSDNCFRSFKDKTIFIARKGKKTLSDGFRLVGAHADTPRLDLKQHPLYEDLGIGMAKTHYYGGIRKYQWLARPLSLHGVVVKINGEKVDVVIGEDPNDPVLTILDLLPHLASKQVEKKVSDAFEGEKLNIVMGHSLSFSKDDVEDSDEKTKPSVKRKILEILNEKYGIIEEDFFSSEMHIVPAGPARYVGLDKSMVGGYGQDDRSCVFLALEAFLSEPDPDHAQIVLFYDKEEVGSEGSTGAKSLFFEYCLEDLIEAWEPGMKMSRIMMAGKALSTDVHAAIDPDYQDVHEKLNSAYLGYGPCFCKFTGHRGKVGANDAHAEYVGWLRKILGESEVPWQMAELGKVDMGGGGTVAKFLALYGMDVIDFGPPVLSMHSPFELTSKVDLYATKLAFSTFLRS, encoded by the coding sequence ATGAATAAAATGCTTGAACATAAAACGAAAAGTTGCTGGGAATTATTTCAGGATGAAGAACATCAGCTGGCTATGGATGATCTTAGCGCACGTTACATTGATTTTTTGAGCCGTTGCAAAACTGAGCGTGAAACAATCAAGTATGTTGAAGAAGTTCTGCTTGAAGCTGGTTTTGATGACTACATCGGTTCAGATAATTGTTTCCGTTCGTTCAAGGACAAGACAATTTTTATTGCCCGTAAAGGTAAAAAGACTCTTTCCGATGGATTCAGACTGGTCGGTGCTCACGCAGACACTCCCCGTCTCGATCTGAAGCAGCATCCCCTTTATGAAGATTTGGGTATCGGCATGGCTAAAACTCATTACTACGGCGGCATCAGAAAATATCAGTGGCTTGCACGTCCGCTTTCCCTGCATGGTGTGGTTGTAAAAATTAACGGCGAAAAAGTTGATGTTGTTATAGGTGAAGATCCTAATGATCCGGTCCTTACTATTTTAGATCTTTTGCCTCATCTTGCATCCAAGCAGGTTGAAAAAAAGGTCAGCGATGCTTTTGAAGGTGAAAAGTTAAATATCGTTATGGGACATTCTCTTTCATTTTCAAAAGATGATGTCGAAGATAGTGATGAAAAAACTAAACCATCCGTTAAACGTAAAATTCTGGAAATCTTGAACGAGAAATACGGCATCATCGAAGAAGACTTTTTCAGCTCTGAAATGCACATCGTTCCAGCCGGACCTGCCCGCTATGTCGGACTTGATAAGTCTATGGTCGGTGGATACGGACAGGATGACCGTTCCTGCGTATTTTTAGCACTCGAAGCATTCCTTTCCGAACCTGATCCGGACCATGCACAGATTGTGCTGTTCTACGATAAAGAAGAAGTCGGTTCCGAAGGTTCAACCGGCGCCAAGTCCCTTTTCTTTGAATACTGCCTCGAAGATCTCATTGAAGCATGGGAACCCGGCATGAAGATGTCCCGCATTATGATGGCGGGTAAGGCTCTTTCAACTGACGTGCACGCCGCAATCGACCCTGATTATCAGGATGTGCATGAAAAGCTGAACTCCGCTTATCTCGGCTACGGTCCATGTTTCTGCAAGTTCACTGGACACAGAGGTAAGGTCGGCGCAAATGACGCACACGCTGAATATGTTGGCTGGTTGCGTAAAATTTTAGGTGAATCAGAAGTTCCATGGCAGATGGCTGAACTCGGTAAGGTAGACATGGGCGGCGGGGGAACTGTTGCTAAGTTCCTCGCACTCTACGGAATGGACGTTATAGATTTCGGCCCTCCGGTTCTTTCCATGCACAGTCCGTTTGAACTGACAAGTAAAGTTGACCTTTATGCTACTAAACTGGCTTTCAGTACTTTTTTGCGTAGTTAA
- the selA gene encoding L-seryl-tRNA(Sec) selenium transferase — MSNLFKFLPSVDSVLTRLEEEGALSGVPRTLVRDLVNGFLDVCREEIKSGIITAEDQLSLDALFPRLTCHVRAGARPHFRRVLNATGVVVHTNLGRSLLADSAVKAVTEACGSYSNLEFDLKTGERGSRYSHVEKLVCDITGAEAALVVNNNASAVLITLETLAAGREAVVSRGQLVEIGGSFRIPDVMTKSGAILHEVGATNRTHPYDYEGAINDNTALLMKVHTSNFRIIGFTKEVTGAELVELGTKYNLPVYEDLGSGNLTNFAGLGLMREPTVQEVVSEGVDVVSFSGDKVLGGPQAGVIVGKKKYIDMIKKNPLNRVVRIDKMTLAALEATLRLYLDPEIAMKEVPTLRMIMEKPESLQLRAQSLSRVLDRFLGENVTLGVREGVSRVGGGAFPEQDLKTFLVTVVPQGDLSVPELKERLLSSDPPLVGRIEDDAFCLDPRTLTQIEYHMVAESISQALNLDK, encoded by the coding sequence TTGTCTAATCTTTTCAAATTTCTGCCGTCAGTAGATTCTGTGCTTACCAGATTGGAGGAAGAGGGTGCTCTCAGCGGTGTTCCCCGTACCCTAGTTAGAGATCTGGTTAACGGCTTTCTCGATGTGTGCCGCGAAGAAATCAAGTCCGGAATTATTACGGCTGAAGATCAGCTCTCGCTTGATGCTCTTTTCCCGCGCCTGACTTGCCATGTGCGGGCCGGAGCGCGTCCGCATTTTCGTAGAGTTTTGAATGCAACAGGTGTGGTTGTTCATACTAATCTGGGACGTTCGCTGCTTGCTGATTCAGCGGTGAAAGCTGTCACGGAAGCTTGCGGATCATATTCCAATCTTGAATTTGATTTGAAAACCGGAGAGCGCGGCAGTCGCTACAGTCATGTAGAAAAGCTTGTCTGTGACATTACAGGCGCGGAAGCTGCGCTGGTTGTGAATAATAATGCTTCGGCAGTTCTGATTACTCTTGAAACTCTTGCCGCGGGCCGTGAGGCGGTTGTTTCACGCGGTCAGCTTGTTGAGATTGGCGGCTCCTTCCGTATTCCTGACGTTATGACCAAGAGCGGAGCTATTCTGCATGAGGTGGGCGCGACCAACAGAACCCATCCGTATGATTATGAAGGCGCAATTAATGACAACACGGCGTTGCTCATGAAAGTGCATACCTCAAATTTTAGGATAATCGGTTTTACAAAGGAAGTTACGGGAGCGGAGCTGGTAGAACTGGGCACTAAATATAATCTGCCGGTTTATGAAGATCTCGGCAGCGGCAACCTGACAAATTTTGCGGGCCTCGGCCTGATGCGGGAACCGACAGTTCAGGAAGTTGTGTCTGAAGGCGTAGACGTTGTTTCTTTTTCCGGTGATAAAGTTCTGGGCGGTCCGCAGGCCGGAGTCATTGTCGGTAAAAAGAAATATATTGATATGATCAAAAAGAATCCTTTGAACAGGGTTGTTCGTATTGATAAAATGACGCTGGCTGCGCTGGAAGCTACTTTGCGGCTCTATCTGGATCCCGAAATAGCCATGAAAGAAGTGCCTACTTTACGCATGATTATGGAAAAGCCGGAATCTCTACAGCTCAGAGCGCAATCTCTTTCGCGCGTTTTGGATAGATTTCTGGGTGAGAACGTTACCCTTGGTGTTCGCGAGGGTGTTTCCAGAGTCGGGGGCGGTGCGTTTCCTGAGCAGGATTTAAAAACTTTTCTGGTAACCGTGGTTCCACAGGGAGATCTTTCTGTGCCGGAACTGAAAGAACGGTTACTTTCATCTGATCCGCCGCTTGTCGGGCGTATAGAAGATGATGCCTTTTGTCTTGATCCGCGAACACTTACACAAATTGAATATCATATGGTGGCTGAGTCTATTTCACAGGCCCTTAATCTTGATAAATAG
- the selB gene encoding selenocysteine-specific translation elongation factor, with the protein MPVVMGTAGHIDHGKTSLIKALTGTDCDRLAEEKKRGITIELGFASLDLGGDRQLSIIDVPGHEKFVKNMVAGAAGIDFVLLVIAADEGVMPQTREHLEICTLLGIERGFVVLTKVDMVDEEWLALVKEDVSEFLAPSFLAEAPIYGVSSHTGQGLDELKTALADFMDSFSTKRRTDLARLPIDRIFTMKGHGTVVTGTLISGQFSVGDDVVIYPAMTETKVRSLQSHGGSVETAPAGRRTAVNLHGVEVDDIERGEVVGKPGTLFPSKVWDVEITCLPSSPRSLKHRKEVHFHHGSKETMAKVYFLDREKLVKGERAVCQIRFDQPMTGVYGDRIVIRSFSPLRTIAGGSIINPMGSKVKRFSEDVKRLESLIDASPEDLILMQLELAGNAGLNFQELSIMTDVASKPLEKLLQSLGGQQKVFLYDKESRSYIFGGHYESLVSGFIKYLEDFHKKDPMKPGVSKSEIGSAWGKGLPAKLFHSIVERLTKKNEIVVAQDIIHLPGHKVSMASDQQKLRNILFDAYDKGGLTPPNVKDILEPLDLVFKEAAPVFKLLQDEGAIVRINDSLYFATSAIEKLKVILEGYFADNLELGPPDFKELTNLSRKFAIPLLEFMDKEKFTMRVGDKRRLRKTGVV; encoded by the coding sequence ATGCCTGTAGTTATGGGGACAGCGGGTCATATTGATCACGGTAAGACCAGCTTGATTAAGGCTCTTACCGGAACTGATTGCGACAGACTTGCTGAAGAGAAAAAGCGCGGCATCACCATTGAATTAGGTTTTGCCAGCCTAGATCTGGGCGGTGACCGTCAGCTTAGTATTATTGATGTTCCCGGCCATGAAAAGTTTGTTAAAAACATGGTTGCCGGAGCGGCGGGGATTGATTTTGTTCTGCTGGTAATAGCAGCGGACGAAGGCGTGATGCCTCAGACCCGTGAACATTTGGAAATATGTACGCTGCTTGGGATTGAGCGCGGCTTTGTGGTGCTCACCAAAGTTGATATGGTTGATGAAGAATGGCTTGCGCTCGTTAAAGAGGATGTAAGTGAATTTCTGGCCCCGAGCTTTTTAGCCGAGGCCCCGATTTACGGCGTTTCTTCGCATACCGGGCAGGGCCTTGATGAACTTAAAACCGCGCTTGCCGATTTTATGGACAGTTTTTCTACTAAACGAAGAACCGATCTTGCTCGGCTGCCTATAGATAGAATCTTTACAATGAAAGGGCATGGCACTGTAGTAACGGGCACGCTCATTTCAGGTCAGTTTTCAGTGGGCGACGATGTTGTAATTTATCCTGCTATGACTGAAACGAAAGTACGCAGTCTGCAATCTCATGGCGGCTCTGTTGAAACAGCTCCTGCCGGACGCAGAACAGCGGTTAACCTTCACGGTGTTGAAGTTGATGACATTGAGCGCGGTGAAGTTGTGGGCAAACCGGGCACGTTGTTTCCGTCTAAGGTATGGGATGTAGAGATAACCTGTCTTCCGTCCTCGCCACGTTCTTTGAAGCATCGTAAAGAAGTTCATTTTCATCATGGTTCAAAAGAAACTATGGCGAAAGTGTACTTTCTGGATAGAGAAAAGCTCGTCAAAGGTGAGCGCGCGGTCTGCCAAATCCGTTTCGATCAGCCCATGACCGGAGTCTATGGCGACAGAATCGTAATTCGCTCATTTTCGCCGCTGAGGACCATTGCAGGGGGAAGCATAATAAATCCTATGGGAAGTAAGGTTAAACGCTTCTCAGAGGATGTTAAGCGCTTAGAATCACTGATTGATGCTAGTCCAGAAGATCTGATTCTCATGCAACTGGAACTTGCGGGTAACGCAGGGCTGAATTTTCAGGAACTGTCCATCATGACAGACGTGGCATCCAAGCCGCTCGAAAAGCTATTGCAGTCCCTAGGTGGTCAGCAGAAGGTCTTCCTGTACGATAAAGAAAGCCGCAGTTATATTTTCGGTGGTCATTATGAAAGTCTTGTGAGTGGATTCATAAAATACTTAGAAGATTTCCATAAAAAAGATCCTATGAAGCCCGGTGTATCCAAAAGTGAAATAGGTTCAGCATGGGGCAAGGGGCTTCCTGCCAAGCTTTTTCATTCGATAGTTGAAAGGCTTACTAAAAAGAATGAAATCGTAGTGGCGCAGGATATTATACATCTTCCCGGTCACAAAGTTTCAATGGCTTCCGATCAGCAGAAGTTGCGCAACATATTATTTGATGCATACGATAAGGGCGGACTGACTCCGCCGAATGTTAAAGATATTCTGGAGCCGCTTGATCTGGTCTTCAAAGAGGCCGCACCGGTGTTTAAGCTGTTGCAGGATGAAGGGGCAATTGTAAGAATCAACGATAGTTTATATTTTGCCACATCTGCGATTGAAAAGCTTAAAGTAATTCTTGAGGGATATTTCGCAGACAATTTAGAATTAGGGCCGCCAGATTTTAAAGAGCTGACGAATCTGTCCAGAAAGTTTGCAATACCACTTCTTGAGTTCATGGATAAAGAAAAGTTCACCATGCGGGTGGGCGACAAGCGCAGACTTAGAAAAACCGGTGTAGTTTAA